The following are from one region of the Rosettibacter firmus genome:
- a CDS encoding HEPN domain-containing protein: MKTLPSEKKREIILRWFKKAESDLKVVQHLISTDEPPTDALCFHCQQAIEKYLKAFLTFHDIRVQKTHDMKSLINLCVNQDKDFENLNEEKISHLSFFSVEIRYPEEFYIPALDETKEYFALALKVKEFVAKKLKIKEEELK, translated from the coding sequence ATGAAAACACTACCATCTGAAAAGAAAAGAGAAATAATCTTAAGATGGTTCAAAAAAGCAGAAAGTGATTTAAAGGTAGTTCAACATCTTATAAGCACTGACGAACCACCCACAGATGCTTTATGTTTTCATTGTCAGCAAGCAATTGAAAAATATTTGAAAGCATTTCTCACTTTTCATGATATAAGAGTGCAAAAAACACATGACATGAAATCTCTCATCAATTTATGTGTTAATCAAGATAAGGACTTTGAAAATCTGAATGAGGAAAAAATATCTCATCTTAGTTTTTTTTCAGTTGAAATTAGATACCCCGAAGAGTTTTATATTCCTGCACTTGATGAAACTAAAGAATATTTTGCACTTGCTTTGAAGGTTAAGGAGTTTGTAGCTAAGAAATTAAAAATAAAAGAAGAGGAATTAAAATAA
- a CDS encoding dihydrofolate reductase family protein, protein MYDVFGSANLSETFINNNLFDEYRIIIAPIIL, encoded by the coding sequence ATATATGATGTATTTGGAAGCGCCAATCTTTCTGAAACTTTTATCAACAATAATCTTTTTGACGAATATCGTATTATAATTGCACCAATTATTTTATGA
- a CDS encoding VOC family protein: MQKITSCLWFDSNAEDAFKFYTSIFKNSKIGKVFRYDEASSQASGQPEGSVLTIEFEIAGIKFLALNGGPAFKINPSISFFILVKDESEIDRLWKKFSDGGKVLMELNKYDWSKKYGWVEDKFGLSWQIILAEGDIKQEIFPSLLFVNSAFGKAEEAIKYYTSVFNNSKIESIYKFPDNENAVMYSDFILDGNLFAAMDGPGEHNFQFNEAISFIIDCNDQTEVDYYWNKFTADGGEESMCGWLKDKFGVSWQITPKILVDMLNDKDANKAKRVMQAMLQIKKINIAEIERAYKGK; this comes from the coding sequence ATGCAAAAAATAACTTCGTGTTTATGGTTCGACAGCAATGCTGAAGACGCTTTTAAATTTTATACATCTATTTTTAAGAATTCAAAGATTGGTAAAGTTTTCAGATATGATGAAGCATCTTCACAAGCTTCAGGTCAGCCGGAAGGAAGTGTGCTTACAATTGAATTTGAAATAGCTGGAATTAAATTTCTGGCACTTAACGGTGGACCTGCATTCAAGATCAATCCTTCAATTTCTTTTTTTATTCTTGTAAAAGATGAATCTGAAATAGACCGCCTGTGGAAAAAATTTTCTGATGGCGGAAAAGTTTTAATGGAATTAAATAAATATGACTGGAGTAAAAAATACGGTTGGGTTGAAGACAAATTTGGATTATCCTGGCAGATAATTTTAGCAGAGGGTGATATAAAACAGGAAATTTTTCCATCTCTCCTTTTTGTTAATAGTGCTTTTGGTAAAGCAGAGGAAGCAATCAAATATTATACATCTGTTTTCAATAATTCGAAGATAGAAAGTATCTATAAATTTCCCGACAATGAAAATGCTGTTATGTACAGTGATTTTATTCTGGATGGAAATTTATTTGCTGCAATGGATGGACCCGGTGAACATAATTTCCAATTTAATGAAGCAATTTCGTTCATTATTGATTGCAATGACCAGACAGAAGTTGATTACTACTGGAATAAATTTACAGCTGATGGCGGAGAAGAAAGTATGTGCGGCTGGCTGAAAGATAAATTTGGTGTATCCTGGCAGATTACTCCCAAAATTTTAGTTGATATGCTGAATGATAAAGATGCAAACAAAGCAAAAAGAGTTATGCAGGCAATGCTCCAGATAAAAAAAATCAATATAGCAGAGATAGAAAGAGCATATAAAGGAAAATAA
- a CDS encoding NAD-dependent epimerase/dehydratase family protein, protein MKQTILGAGGSIGIELAKALKEYTSDIRLVNRNPVKVSSTDSLFPADLTIKNNVFEAIKGSQVTYVTIGFPYNTKVWKEYWVPFIKNVIEACLKYDSRLVFFDNVYAIGGDNVNHITENSPISPTSRKGEIRAEVDRLILENIDKNNLQAIIARAPDFFGGTSRENSVIINLVYNNLIKNKKAQWLCNAKVIHSMGYVPDLTKGTALLGNTPQAFNQIWNLPTDPQKITGEEWINLFATELKKVSEYTVVPNWLIKGIGLFVPVMKEIAEMNYQYDRDYYFDSTKFKNYFKFTPTSNAIAVKQTIKQIKYTEISDGKRTKNR, encoded by the coding sequence ATGAAACAAACAATTTTAGGAGCAGGCGGTTCAATAGGTATTGAACTAGCAAAAGCTCTGAAGGAATACACATCAGATATAAGACTGGTAAATAGAAACCCGGTAAAGGTAAGTTCAACAGATAGCTTATTTCCTGCAGACCTAACTATAAAAAATAATGTATTTGAAGCTATTAAAGGTTCGCAAGTTACTTATGTAACAATTGGTTTTCCATATAATACAAAAGTATGGAAAGAATATTGGGTTCCTTTCATTAAAAATGTAATCGAAGCTTGTTTGAAGTATGATTCAAGGCTTGTATTCTTCGATAATGTATATGCTATTGGAGGTGATAATGTAAATCACATAACAGAAAATTCACCAATAAGCCCAACAAGTAGAAAAGGTGAAATCCGTGCAGAAGTTGATAGACTTATTCTGGAAAATATTGACAAAAATAACTTGCAAGCAATTATAGCACGTGCACCAGATTTTTTTGGTGGGACTTCAAGAGAAAACAGTGTTATTATAAATCTTGTGTATAATAATCTTATAAAAAATAAAAAAGCACAATGGCTCTGTAATGCTAAAGTTATTCATTCAATGGGATATGTTCCAGACCTTACTAAAGGAACAGCTTTACTTGGAAATACTCCACAGGCTTTCAATCAGATCTGGAATTTACCAACCGATCCGCAAAAAATTACAGGTGAAGAATGGATAAATCTTTTTGCAACAGAATTAAAAAAAGTTAGTGAATATACTGTGGTTCCCAATTGGTTAATAAAGGGAATTGGATTATTTGTGCCTGTTATGAAAGAAATAGCAGAAATGAATTATCAGTATGATAGAGATTATTACTTTGATAGCACGAAATTTAAAAACTACTTTAAGTTCACTCCTACTTCGAATGCAATTGCAGTAAAACAAACGATTAAACAAATAAAATATACAGAGATATCAGATGGTAAAAGAACAAAGAATCGCTAA
- a CDS encoding RAMP superfamily CRISPR-associated protein — protein MNNIEKMESLPKKSTQGVLSVLQIPLKITVQEGSFLHIGGSPSPLTEKKAPVFSVDGKPAIPASSFKGAFRYQVEQLLLKQKNSLKEKFKISDDNLLKPCIPAPRPSHAEKKLFKSGYRSHCEIKVDEDRIEIPKEKENDTPIGVCPVCYFFGATGLMGFLRIPNFWPEEGEFRIDQTSIRIDRESGTAATGAIVTAEQVKPGTIFKGAMEIILQQNTLQFGKAREIGETKVDLWLDGIASKPLEESQLLLINEILIPALNNVTILGGQKSKGAGKILIELDTQKG, from the coding sequence ATGAATAACATAGAAAAAATGGAAAGTCTGCCGAAAAAGAGTACGCAAGGAGTTCTGTCAGTGCTTCAGATACCACTGAAGATAACCGTTCAGGAAGGTTCCTTCCTCCATATTGGAGGCAGTCCTTCGCCACTTACGGAAAAGAAGGCTCCAGTCTTTTCTGTGGACGGAAAGCCAGCGATACCTGCATCTAGCTTTAAAGGAGCTTTTAGATATCAAGTAGAGCAGTTACTGCTCAAACAAAAGAACTCTCTCAAAGAAAAATTCAAAATATCTGACGACAATTTACTCAAGCCTTGCATACCTGCACCACGCCCCTCACATGCGGAAAAGAAGCTCTTCAAATCTGGATATCGCAGCCATTGTGAGATAAAGGTTGATGAGGATAGAATTGAGATACCAAAAGAAAAAGAAAATGACACGCCAATTGGAGTTTGCCCTGTTTGCTATTTCTTTGGTGCCACAGGTTTAATGGGTTTCCTTCGGATACCTAATTTCTGGCCTGAAGAAGGGGAGTTCAGAATAGACCAAACAAGTATCAGGATAGACCGAGAGAGCGGCACAGCAGCAACTGGAGCAATTGTTACTGCTGAGCAGGTTAAGCCTGGAACCATATTTAAGGGCGCTATGGAGATAATTTTGCAACAAAATACCCTTCAGTTTGGTAAGGCAAGAGAGATTGGAGAAACAAAAGTCGACCTCTGGTTGGATGGAATCGCCTCAAAACCTTTAGAAGAATCTCAACTCTTGTTAATCAATGAGATTTTGATTCCTGCTTTAAACAATGTAACTATTCTCGGTGGCCAAAAGAGTAAAGGTGCAGGGAAAATATTGATAGAATTAGACACTCAAAAAGGGTAG
- a CDS encoding site-specific DNA-methyltransferase produces MADNNKKYVELLWHQKYDKIELGKKMPIEKPNLPFQVVETINKPRMKDLEEGFFDSSQYYPENEYPENYPKDWKNLLIWGDNKLVMSSLIKQGWAGKINLIYIDPPFFTGADFTVRTKIVSSNEEQGEREEIQIEKEPSIIEERAYKDTWSGGIASYLKYMYERLVLMRELLAENGSIYVHLDWHVGHYVKVMMDEIFGYENFRNEIVVKRIKKNVNEYELVRSLNTDQDIILFYSKSSETKLLPPTRKHGKEPRWHSFEASGYRSGMDYELFGFKPNPGNHWRWSKERAKEAIKQGIIRQNPRTGKPEYLVIKEEEVIGTIWNDIPAYSFNYQFNTEKNELLLKRILEMSSNSGDIVADFFCGSGTTLAVAEKLGRRWIGSDLSKFAIQITRKRLLDIHNSKDLRGEEN; encoded by the coding sequence ATGGCTGATAATAATAAAAAATATGTAGAACTCCTATGGCACCAGAAATATGATAAGATAGAATTAGGAAAAAAGATGCCGATTGAAAAGCCAAATTTACCCTTCCAGGTTGTTGAAACAATAAATAAACCAAGAATGAAAGACCTTGAAGAAGGATTTTTTGACTCATCACAATATTATCCTGAAAATGAATATCCGGAGAATTATCCAAAAGACTGGAAAAATCTTTTAATCTGGGGCGATAATAAACTCGTTATGTCATCACTTATAAAGCAAGGCTGGGCTGGAAAGATAAATCTCATTTACATTGACCCGCCTTTTTTCACAGGTGCAGATTTTACTGTCAGAACGAAGATAGTATCGAGTAATGAAGAGCAAGGGGAAAGGGAAGAAATACAGATAGAAAAAGAACCTTCTATCATAGAAGAACGTGCTTATAAAGATACATGGAGTGGTGGAATTGCTTCTTATTTAAAATATATGTATGAACGATTGGTTTTAATGAGAGAGTTGCTGGCAGAAAACGGCTCAATTTATGTGCATCTTGACTGGCACGTTGGACATTATGTAAAAGTGATGATGGATGAAATTTTTGGGTATGAGAATTTTAGGAATGAAATAGTAGTTAAAAGAATTAAAAAAAATGTTAATGAGTACGAATTAGTTAGGTCTCTTAATACCGATCAAGATATAATTTTGTTCTATTCAAAATCTTCAGAGACAAAGCTATTACCCCCAACAAGAAAACATGGTAAGGAACCAAGATGGCACTCATTTGAAGCATCAGGTTATAGAAGTGGAATGGATTATGAATTATTTGGTTTCAAACCAAATCCTGGAAACCATTGGAGATGGAGTAAAGAGAGAGCTAAAGAAGCTATTAAGCAAGGGATAATTAGGCAAAATCCCAGAACAGGAAAACCTGAATATTTGGTAATAAAAGAAGAGGAAGTCATTGGCACAATATGGAACGATATTCCTGCATACTCATTTAACTATCAATTTAATACTGAAAAGAATGAACTACTCTTAAAACGGATTCTCGAAATGTCTTCCAACTCTGGCGACATAGTTGCAGATTTTTTTTGTGGTTCTGGTACAACCCTTGCTGTTGCAGAAAAACTTGGTAGACGTTGGATAGGTTCGGATTTATCTAAATTTGCTATTCAGATCACAAGAAAAAGATTACTTGACATTCATAATTCAAAAGATTTAAGGGGTGAGGAAAATTGA
- a CDS encoding nucleotidyltransferase domain-containing protein, protein MKIENKIKDSIENILCQNGYTLDSIFLFGSRARGDFEKESDYDILIIIKDNIDIKQKREIWLKVFHQLHENFPLTPFDVIIKTVTDFEYEKDIVNTISNEVYLEGIKL, encoded by the coding sequence TTGAAAATAGAGAATAAAATAAAAGATAGTATTGAAAATATTCTCTGTCAAAATGGATATACTCTGGATAGCATCTTTCTTTTCGGCTCAAGAGCAAGAGGAGATTTTGAAAAAGAGAGCGACTATGATATTCTGATTATTATAAAGGATAATATAGATATAAAACAAAAAAGAGAGATCTGGCTAAAAGTATTTCATCAACTCCACGAAAATTTCCCATTAACTCCTTTTGATGTGATTATTAAAACTGTTACGGATTTTGAGTACGAGAAAGATATTGTAAATACAATTTCAAATGAGGTATATCTGGAAGGTATTAAATTATGA
- a CDS encoding SpoIIE family protein phosphatase, producing MVENKFSGKILLVEDEFNIAKLLIHNLSKAGFECEHANNGIEGLKLAHEIKPDLIISDIMMPEMDGFEFRRELLKDQELKKIPFVFLTAKGAEEDILKGYDLDIEDYIIKTSSPKVIIAKVSAILKSLEKERSKVVDEVQKAADTMVATVVPDAPPKFEGLKINQWYQPFKNVPGGDFIDYFSIDENNFVAILGDVMGKRWGAWYFAVAYAGYVRSAVRFVLQSTQEYKPSEILQKVNEAVYNDERISEVFITLSIVVIDTKNKIAKYSGAGDLPIIYKSSDQTKLIQSSGLLLGFSLSGQYEDNEIKLTEGDEIILLTDGITESRNKNGEQYGQDRLLKFISSLSLNDNTVEALKSEIMKFTDGELEDDASVISIKLST from the coding sequence TCGTGGAAGATGAATTTAATATTGCAAAACTTTTAATACACAATTTAAGTAAAGCTGGTTTTGAGTGTGAACACGCAAATAATGGAATAGAAGGATTGAAATTAGCTCACGAGATTAAACCAGATTTAATTATAAGTGATATTATGATGCCAGAAATGGATGGTTTTGAATTTAGAAGAGAATTATTAAAAGATCAGGAGCTAAAAAAAATTCCTTTTGTATTTCTTACAGCAAAAGGAGCAGAAGAAGATATTCTTAAAGGTTATGATTTAGATATAGAAGATTATATTATTAAAACATCCAGTCCAAAAGTTATTATTGCTAAAGTTTCTGCTATTCTAAAAAGTCTTGAGAAAGAAAGATCAAAAGTTGTGGACGAAGTACAAAAAGCTGCCGATACAATGGTTGCAACTGTTGTGCCTGATGCTCCACCAAAATTTGAAGGTCTAAAAATAAATCAGTGGTATCAACCTTTCAAAAATGTACCTGGCGGAGATTTTATCGATTATTTCAGTATTGACGAGAATAATTTTGTTGCAATTCTTGGTGATGTTATGGGCAAAAGATGGGGTGCATGGTATTTTGCTGTTGCTTATGCGGGATATGTAAGAAGTGCAGTTCGTTTTGTACTTCAATCAACTCAAGAATATAAACCAAGTGAAATACTTCAGAAAGTTAACGAAGCCGTGTATAACGATGAAAGAATATCAGAAGTTTTTATTACACTTTCAATTGTTGTTATTGACACAAAAAATAAAATTGCAAAATATTCTGGAGCAGGAGATTTACCTATAATTTATAAATCATCAGACCAGACCAAATTGATTCAATCAAGTGGTTTATTACTTGGTTTTAGTCTTTCAGGTCAATATGAAGATAATGAAATAAAATTGACGGAAGGAGATGAAATAATTTTACTTACAGATGGTATAACTGAATCAAGAAATAAAAATGGTGAACAGTATGGACAGGATCGGTTATTGAAATTTATTAGTTCATTATCTTTAAATGACAACACAGTTGAAGCTCTGAAATCTGAAATCATGAAATTTACAGATGGAGAACTTGAAGACGATGCAAGTGTAATTTCAATAAAACTTTCTACATGA
- a CDS encoding SRPBCC family protein, giving the protein MSTITLHRVFKASPKKIYKAFLDADAQAKWLPPNGFTCKVHHLVAKVGGTYKMSFTNFSSGKSHSFGGKYLELIPDELIRYSDQFDDPNLPGEMITTVTIKQVSCGSDVTIVQEGVPDAIPQELCYLGWQDSLDQLTKLVEPVIPD; this is encoded by the coding sequence ATGTCAACAATAACGCTTCATAGAGTTTTTAAAGCATCACCTAAAAAAATTTACAAAGCTTTTCTTGATGCTGATGCACAGGCAAAATGGCTTCCACCAAATGGATTTACCTGCAAAGTGCATCATCTGGTTGCTAAAGTTGGTGGAACTTATAAAATGTCATTTACAAATTTCTCGTCGGGAAAAAGTCATTCATTTGGAGGAAAATACCTTGAACTGATACCAGATGAACTTATTCGTTATTCAGATCAATTTGATGATCCGAATTTGCCTGGTGAAATGATTACTACGGTTACTATCAAACAGGTTTCCTGCGGCTCGGATGTGACAATCGTTCAGGAAGGTGTACCGGATGCTATTCCACAGGAACTCTGCTATCTCGGATGGCAGGATTCACTTGATCAATTAACAAAACTGGTAGAGCCGGTAATTCCGGATTAA
- a CDS encoding DEAD/DEAH box helicase: MRPIELLHPEQRQPSKAYLVNELRKAVYTWREQGYPNTTDTTKRLLQYWFNEDHIVNGEPFQFWFCQREGIETLIYVYEVMKKRNFIDMARDFGAGPIQGYDPSYDQYPLYAFKMATGSGKTYVMALSIVWQYFNHKKENKNDYTSKFLLIAGEKNVIYDRLTRDFKDGKIFRVLTLIPPEWQEEFDLKVILKEDPIHIIPEAVLFLTNIQQLEEKQSRKKEVEEYVDKVMELPAVYNVSNIYQENRIKEVLTSCSNIMILKDEAHHIYSFEKAWKKILLELNKNLTSRHGKGINMELDFTATPKTETGALFPWIIVDFSLKEAIEMNIVKLPLKGFVKGAEEIASKKTVERYRAWIDAGIRRWREYKEKLKPLNKKPVLFLQCPENEEADEIFNYVNSVPDLKNKVLLIHTDSTGEIKKADLPKAREFAKTIDDPAPEKNPYEAIVSTLMLNEGWDVRNVNVIVGLRSYTSKRKVLPEQVIGRGLRKMFPEEDANVDKSINTLEVIGPPGLIDILEELEAQEGIKFTEFDTEKSLNLTTIFVDENKLDKNIEIPILSPRIFIREFHLEEVEVYKLPSLSLPLENKILEMEYVAVDVLKGMEVIKRKWDLPVPQDPKSVIAYYTDQILKQLKIGGAFAIFYPLVKKYVVEKLFNENVDIDDPRVLYKLSSPEVQESLIKLFVETFKDLTFIEREPEKGDVIKLSDIRPFIWSKMVYPANRCIFNYVPCENDFEVDFARFLDKAEDVVSFSKIVPKIGFFVEYRDSEGNLRHYYPDFVVVLNNGNHWILETKGREDVDVEYKDKRTKLWCEDAMKLTKNKWAFKRIDQKNFEKYRFKSIEELISTMKED; the protein is encoded by the coding sequence GTGAGACCGATTGAACTTTTACATCCTGAGCAAAGACAACCAAGCAAAGCATATCTGGTTAATGAACTTCGCAAAGCAGTTTATACCTGGCGAGAACAAGGTTATCCTAACACGACTGACACGACAAAGCGGTTACTTCAATATTGGTTCAATGAAGATCATATTGTAAATGGGGAGCCATTCCAGTTCTGGTTCTGTCAGAGAGAAGGAATTGAAACCCTAATTTATGTCTATGAAGTAATGAAAAAACGAAATTTCATAGACATGGCAAGGGATTTTGGTGCTGGACCAATTCAAGGCTACGATCCTTCTTATGATCAGTATCCACTTTATGCTTTTAAAATGGCGACAGGTTCAGGCAAAACCTATGTTATGGCGTTGAGTATTGTATGGCAGTATTTTAATCATAAGAAAGAGAACAAGAATGATTACACTTCAAAATTTCTGCTTATTGCAGGAGAAAAAAACGTAATTTATGACAGACTAACAAGGGATTTCAAGGATGGCAAAATATTCCGTGTATTGACGCTTATTCCTCCAGAGTGGCAGGAAGAATTTGATCTGAAAGTGATTCTTAAAGAAGACCCGATTCACATAATTCCAGAAGCTGTGTTGTTTTTGACCAATATTCAGCAGTTAGAAGAAAAGCAAAGCAGGAAAAAAGAAGTTGAGGAGTATGTAGATAAAGTAATGGAATTACCTGCTGTTTATAATGTTTCCAATATCTATCAAGAAAACAGAATAAAAGAAGTTCTTACTTCCTGCTCTAATATAATGATCTTGAAGGATGAAGCTCACCACATTTACAGTTTTGAAAAAGCTTGGAAAAAAATTCTTTTAGAACTTAATAAAAATTTGACATCCCGGCATGGAAAAGGTATCAACATGGAACTTGACTTTACCGCCACACCAAAAACCGAAACCGGTGCTTTATTTCCATGGATCATTGTTGACTTTTCATTAAAAGAAGCCATCGAAATGAACATCGTGAAATTACCACTAAAAGGATTTGTAAAGGGTGCTGAGGAAATTGCATCTAAGAAGACAGTCGAAAGATACAGAGCCTGGATTGATGCGGGAATAAGAAGATGGCGTGAATATAAAGAAAAACTTAAACCCTTGAATAAAAAACCCGTATTATTTCTTCAATGTCCAGAAAATGAAGAGGCAGACGAGATATTTAATTATGTTAATTCCGTGCCCGACCTCAAGAATAAAGTATTATTAATCCATACAGACAGCACAGGTGAAATTAAAAAAGCAGATTTACCTAAAGCAAGAGAATTTGCAAAAACCATTGACGACCCCGCTCCAGAGAAAAATCCTTACGAAGCAATAGTTAGTACTCTGATGCTAAACGAGGGCTGGGATGTCAGAAACGTTAATGTAATTGTGGGATTACGTTCTTATACATCAAAAAGAAAAGTGCTTCCAGAACAAGTTATTGGTAGAGGTTTAAGAAAAATGTTTCCTGAAGAAGATGCAAATGTTGATAAATCAATAAATACACTTGAAGTTATTGGACCACCTGGCTTGATTGATATTCTTGAAGAATTAGAAGCGCAAGAGGGCATCAAGTTTACTGAATTTGATACTGAAAAATCACTCAATTTAACAACGATATTTGTTGATGAAAACAAGCTGGACAAGAATATTGAGATTCCCATTCTCTCTCCAAGAATTTTTATAAGGGAATTTCACTTAGAAGAAGTTGAAGTTTATAAACTTCCATCTCTTTCACTACCGTTAGAAAACAAAATATTAGAAATGGAATATGTGGCAGTTGATGTGCTCAAAGGAATGGAAGTTATTAAAAGAAAATGGGATTTACCCGTTCCTCAGGATCCAAAAAGTGTTATTGCCTATTATACTGACCAGATCCTTAAACAATTGAAAATCGGGGGAGCCTTCGCTATTTTCTATCCTCTTGTGAAGAAATATGTTGTAGAAAAATTATTCAATGAGAATGTTGATATTGATGATCCAAGAGTCCTTTATAAGCTGAGTTCTCCAGAGGTTCAGGAGAGTTTAATAAAATTATTTGTAGAAACATTCAAAGACCTTACTTTCATAGAAAGAGAACCAGAAAAAGGTGATGTTATTAAACTTTCAGATATAAGACCTTTTATTTGGTCAAAAATGGTTTACCCTGCAAATCGATGCATCTTCAACTATGTTCCCTGCGAAAATGATTTTGAAGTAGATTTTGCCAGATTTTTAGATAAAGCCGAAGATGTTGTGTCCTTTTCCAAAATCGTTCCAAAGATAGGATTCTTTGTCGAATACAGGGATTCAGAAGGAAATCTCAGACACTACTATCCTGACTTCGTAGTAGTATTAAACAATGGTAATCATTGGATCCTCGAAACAAAAGGCAGGGAAGATGTAGACGTTGAGTACAAAGACAAACGGACAAAATTGTGGTGTGAAGATGCAATGAAATTAACCAAGAATAAATGGGCTTTTAAACGAATAGACCAAAAAAATTTCGAGAAATATAGATTTAAAAGTATTGAGGAATTAATTTCAACAATGAAAGAAGATTAG
- the nhaA gene encoding Na+/H+ antiporter NhaA yields MKLTKLFTEFFESEKAGGILLVIMTALSLIVANSPLQTIYINFWNYDIANHSLSHWINDGLMAIFFLLIGLELEREIYKGELSDIKNALLPIFAAGGGMIVPASIYTLFNFGTDTQSGAGIPMATDIAFAIGILSLLGKRVPSSLKIFLTALAVIDDLGAILVIAIFYTSDLSFINLFTALGIFAILLLLNRLKVYSLLPYIIGGIIMWYFMLNSGVHATITGVLLAFAIPFNKKDEESPSYHLQHFLHKPVAFLILPIFALANTCIAIESDWYNNLLNNYGIGIISGLLLGKPLGIILFSFLGVLLGLCKLPSDLKWINISGAGFIAGIGFTMSIFITLLAFDNPRIIDYSKISILIASLIAGMIGYIILRFTLKPVDNQE; encoded by the coding sequence ATGAAGCTTACAAAATTATTTACAGAATTCTTTGAGAGTGAAAAGGCAGGTGGAATTCTTCTGGTTATTATGACAGCTCTTTCACTTATTGTTGCTAACTCTCCACTACAAACAATCTACATTAATTTCTGGAATTATGATATTGCCAATCACTCATTATCTCACTGGATTAATGATGGATTGATGGCAATATTTTTCCTTTTAATTGGTCTTGAATTAGAAAGAGAAATTTATAAAGGTGAATTGTCCGATATTAAAAATGCACTTCTACCAATTTTTGCTGCTGGTGGTGGAATGATTGTTCCTGCTTCAATTTATACACTATTTAATTTTGGAACCGATACTCAATCCGGTGCAGGTATCCCAATGGCTACAGATATTGCATTTGCCATTGGAATATTATCGTTACTTGGTAAACGAGTACCTTCTTCATTAAAAATATTTTTAACAGCTCTTGCAGTTATTGATGATCTCGGTGCAATCTTAGTTATAGCTATTTTTTACACTTCAGATCTTTCTTTTATAAATTTATTTACTGCACTGGGCATTTTTGCTATTCTTTTATTATTAAATAGACTTAAAGTTTATAGCCTTTTACCATATATTATTGGTGGAATAATAATGTGGTACTTCATGTTAAATTCTGGAGTTCATGCAACTATAACAGGTGTATTGCTTGCATTTGCAATTCCTTTTAATAAAAAAGATGAAGAATCACCATCATATCATCTACAACATTTTTTACATAAACCTGTTGCATTTTTAATATTGCCAATTTTTGCACTCGCAAATACATGTATAGCTATAGAATCAGACTGGTACAACAACTTATTAAATAATTATGGTATTGGAATAATTTCAGGTTTGCTCTTAGGTAAACCACTTGGGATTATACTTTTTTCATTTTTAGGTGTTTTGCTGGGTCTATGTAAATTGCCATCTGATTTAAAGTGGATTAATATTTCAGGTGCTGGATTTATTGCTGGAATTGGTTTTACAATGTCAATTTTTATAACTTTACTTGCTTTCGATAATCCAAGAATTATAGATTATTCTAAGATTTCAATTCTAATAGCATCACTCATCGCAGGTATGATTGGATATATTATTCTTAGATTCACATTAAAACCTGTAGATAATCAAGAATAA
- a CDS encoding DoxX family protein, whose product MNKVLWTIQLLLAAQFLWHGWIMIFPPAEYVEIMNASLGIGFRYFIGIAELLAALGLILPGLLRIYIWLLLLALAGLMIVSVSATVYHLMRSETSSAIYTAVLFIIITFVWYMRWKVKPILPG is encoded by the coding sequence ATGAACAAAGTTCTCTGGACAATTCAGTTACTGCTTGCTGCTCAATTTTTATGGCACGGATGGATTATGATTTTCCCACCTGCAGAATATGTTGAGATAATGAATGCATCTCTGGGAATCGGATTCCGTTACTTCATCGGTATAGCTGAATTACTTGCTGCCCTTGGTTTAATCTTACCAGGACTGTTGCGAATTTATATCTGGCTGCTTCTTTTAGCTTTAGCAGGATTGATGATTGTCTCGGTGAGTGCTACTGTTTATCACTTAATGAGAAGTGAAACCAGCAGTGCAATCTATACAGCAGTTCTTTTTATAATCATTACCTTCGTTTGGTATATGCGCTGGAAAGTAAAGCCAATTTTACCAGGATAA